In a genomic window of Acidilobus saccharovorans 345-15:
- a CDS encoding phosphate-starvation-inducible PsiE family protein gives MSASLGRTSRLLLLAVELLIALAIIVVMVLSLWNLLVEVEAASAQLSSGDAAAAHVTILSMVDLVIIMLLAADLMRTIVISVREGYISIRSIVEVAMIVIVREMVASSITQQQINPVTIMELALAFLAVAAAYVITGVFRGGEEAHQGCPQAP, from the coding sequence TTGTCAGCAAGCCTTGGAAGGACCTCAAGGCTCCTCCTGCTGGCGGTGGAGCTCCTCATAGCCCTGGCAATAATAGTGGTCATGGTCCTCTCGCTCTGGAACCTCCTGGTGGAGGTCGAGGCTGCCTCGGCCCAGCTCTCCTCTGGCGACGCGGCCGCGGCCCACGTGACGATACTCAGCATGGTGGACCTTGTAATTATTATGCTCCTGGCGGCCGACCTCATGAGGACCATAGTAATAAGCGTGAGGGAGGGCTACATATCAATAAGGAGCATAGTGGAGGTGGCCATGATAGTTATAGTGAGGGAGATGGTGGCGAGCTCGATAACCCAGCAGCAGATAAACCCGGTGACCATAATGGAGCTCGCCCTAGCCTTCCTTGCCGTGGCCGCCGCCTACGTGATAACCGGCGTGTTCAGGGGCGGGGAGGAAGCACACCAAGGGTGCCCGCAAGCCCCCTGA
- a CDS encoding zinc-binding dehydrogenase gives MVFNSHGGPEVLHEAEVPDPRPGPGEVVVRVRYTSLNRIDSLVRRGYPGIKVKLPHILGSDVSGTVEEVGEGVDFLREGQQVIAAPVHGCGHCEYCLTGRENMCRLWSMLGFQEDGSYAELVKVPARAVIPAEGDPEELGALPLSLLVAYRSLVSVANVSRGQYVLIWGATGGIGTLAIQVAKAFGARVIATTRSEEKAKVLREAGADLIVNTSEEDAVSRVMEFTDGHGADVVIDYVVGTTLDKSLEALAIGGTIVVFGYLGGPVKEINWNRFYLKHARVVGTHTGSPWEMAKAYQLYAQGLVRPIITRRLGLSQAAEAHRVMEEGSLAGKLTMKVDLG, from the coding sequence GTGGTCTTCAACTCCCACGGAGGCCCTGAGGTGCTCCACGAGGCCGAGGTCCCTGACCCGAGGCCGGGCCCTGGGGAGGTGGTCGTCAGGGTCAGGTACACCTCGCTCAACAGGATAGACTCGCTGGTCCGCAGGGGCTACCCCGGCATAAAGGTGAAGCTCCCCCACATACTCGGCTCTGACGTCTCTGGCACTGTTGAGGAGGTCGGCGAGGGCGTCGACTTCCTGAGGGAGGGGCAGCAGGTGATAGCTGCCCCGGTTCACGGCTGCGGCCACTGCGAGTACTGCCTCACGGGCAGGGAGAACATGTGCAGGCTCTGGTCAATGCTCGGCTTCCAGGAGGACGGGTCGTACGCGGAGCTCGTCAAGGTGCCGGCCAGGGCCGTGATACCCGCCGAGGGTGACCCGGAGGAGCTGGGCGCCCTGCCCCTCTCCCTGTTGGTCGCCTACAGGTCGCTGGTGAGCGTGGCCAACGTCTCCAGGGGGCAGTACGTGCTCATATGGGGCGCGACCGGGGGCATCGGCACGCTTGCCATACAGGTGGCCAAGGCCTTCGGGGCCAGGGTTATAGCAACGACCAGGAGCGAGGAGAAGGCGAAGGTGCTCAGGGAGGCGGGCGCTGACCTTATAGTTAACACGAGCGAGGAGGACGCGGTCTCAAGGGTCATGGAGTTCACCGACGGCCACGGGGCTGACGTGGTGATAGACTATGTAGTGGGCACAACCCTCGACAAGAGCCTCGAGGCCCTGGCCATTGGGGGCACCATAGTTGTCTTCGGCTACCTAGGGGGGCCAGTGAAGGAGATAAACTGGAACAGGTTTTACCTGAAGCACGCAAGGGTCGTCGGCACCCACACGGGGAGCCCGTGGGAGATGGCTAAGGCATACCAGCTCTACGCCCAGGGCCTCGTGAGGCCAATAATAACTAGGAGGCTGGGCCTCTCCCAGGCGGCCGAGGCCCACAGGGTGATGGAGGAGGGCTCCCTGGCGGGCAAGCTGACCATGAAGGTCGACCTAGGCTAG
- a CDS encoding GNAT family N-acetyltransferase: protein MVRLRPYRPEDIEAILRVEEESFPPRQRYTPETFDYLLSLRGSFMIVAEEDGEVAGYALGYVEGRGVGHLASLAVRPAFRRRGIASALLAEAERVLKGEGAVAVKLEVRETNYPAINLYLKFGYRPARRLPRYYGDEDGILMVKVLA, encoded by the coding sequence TTGGTCAGGCTGAGGCCCTACAGGCCGGAGGACATTGAGGCCATACTGAGGGTTGAGGAGGAGAGCTTCCCTCCAAGGCAGAGGTACACGCCGGAGACCTTTGATTACCTCCTCTCCCTCAGGGGCTCATTCATGATAGTGGCCGAGGAGGACGGCGAGGTCGCGGGCTACGCCCTGGGCTACGTGGAGGGCAGGGGGGTCGGGCACCTGGCGTCGCTGGCGGTGAGGCCCGCCTTCAGGAGGAGGGGGATAGCGTCGGCCCTCCTGGCCGAGGCTGAGAGGGTGCTGAAGGGTGAGGGCGCGGTGGCGGTCAAGCTTGAGGTCAGGGAGACGAACTACCCTGCCATAAACCTCTACCTCAAGTTCGGCTACAGGCCGGCGAGGAGGCTCCCCAGGTACTACGGCGACGAGGACGGCATACTCATGGTTAAGGTCCTAGCCTAG